The sequence GGGAGTCGATGAGCGTCGAGCACGCCGTCGACCGCCTCGCGGACGTGTACGACGGAGCCACGGCGGAGGCGTAGCGAGAAAAGTCGGAGTCGGAAGTCGGCCTACCGGTCTTCGAGCGCGTCGGCGATGCGCTGGAGCTGTCGGGTCTGGTCGCGGACCTCGTCGCGGAGCTGTCGAACTTCGCGGACGAGCGCCTCGTTGTCGTCACTTTTCTCCTCGGACCGACCGCCGGGGCCGCCGCCCATACCGCCGGGACCGCCGCCGCCCATCATGCCGCTCATCATCTGCGCGAACGGGTTGCCGCCGCCGCCGCCCATACCGCCGGGGCCCCCGCCCATACCGCCGGGACCGCCGCCGCCCATCATCTCGGCCATCGGGTCCTCGCCTTCTTCCCCGCGCTCCTCTCGCTCTTGGGCGCGCCGCTCTCGAATCTCCTCGACGCGCTCGCGGAACGATTTCTCTTCCTCCTCGGAGTCGCCGGAGTCGGCGTCGACGTTCTCCTCGGCTTCGACGTTCACGTCCTCAGATTCTGTCGACTCGTCGGGTTCGTCTTCTGGCATGAGTCGCCGTTCGCACGCCACGCCGAAAAGCGTTGGCACTCGGGCGACGGAGCGGCGGCGTCTGGCGATTTCGACGGACCAAGGAGCCGGGCGGCGGACACACTGACGCAGTTGGCCTCGGTACCCTCCGCAAAGGGGGACGAGAGAGCGACTCACTGTTTGAGATGCGGCGACTCCCGGACTCGGGCCAGTTTCGGACGGTAGGCCGAGACGCCGCCGCTCGGTTTGAGTACGCGCCACGCGATCGCGGGTCGAAACAGCGTCGTCGGCGGTTGCTCCATCATCACCACGCGGAAGTGGGCGTCTCGCAATACGCCGTCGGTGTGAGCCCTCCGGAACAGTCGGGAGAGATACCGACCGACGAGGTCGTTTCCCCGAGGTTTCGGTCCGGTCGTCTCCGGGAACTGGAAGTCGCCGCCGACGGCCATCGTCCACGCGATGTCGACGACGTCGGACGCCCGCGCGAAGAAGCGTCGGGCGAGGTCGTCGCGGCCGCCCGCCGCGAGCGCGTGATGCAGGAGGACCGCCTCCAGCGACGCGACCGACATTCCCTGCGCGTATATCGGATTGAAACTCGCGATCGCGTCGCCGACGACGACGAGGCCGTCGGGGAATCGGTCGAGGTCCTCGTACCGGCGTCTCCGATTTGACGGGAACCGGTAGTGGACGACGTCGTCGGCCGTCTGGTCGTGTTCGCGGAGTATGTCGGCTACGTCTGAGACGGGAAGCGTCGCCGCGTACGCCTCGAACTCCTCGAACGTCGTCGGGGGTCGCTCGCCGTGGACGCCGTACAGCGTCACCAGCCACTGGTCGCCCTCGATAGGGACCATCCCGGACCCACGGGGACACGCCGGCGAAGCCGCGACGACGTACGAACGACGCTCGGAGGGCGGCCGTTCGATGAGGGTCGTGCTGTACGCGAGGTCGATGTACACCTCGTCCACGGGAGGTGACTCGTACCCGATGCGTTCCAACCACGCCGGCGTTCGGCTCGTCCGACCGGAAGCGTCGACCACGAGGTCGGTAGCGAGCACCGCTCCGCCCGACTCCTCGTCTTCGACGGCGACGCCCGTCACGGTGGTCCCTCGGTCGTCGAGGCGGTAGTCGACGACTCGGCAGTTCGGTCGGAGTTCGACGCCGTCGAGGTCGGCGACGCGACGGCGGAGTAACTGCTCGTACAGCGAGCGAGTCGCCCCGTACTGGGGGATGCGCTGCGGACCGTCGGCGAGGTACTCTCCTTCGAGGTAGAAGTGGACGTCCCGAGAGCCGTCGAACACGACGCCGCTCGACGAGAGCAGCTCCTCGCCGTAGCCCGGGAAGAGGTCTTCTATCGTCGATTCGCCTCCTTTCAGGAGAACGTGGACGTGGCGCGCTTGCGGCACGCCGCGACGGGCGACCGGTTCGTCCGGGAGCGAGTCTCGCTCGACGACGACCACCTCGTCGAACCCGTCGGCGAGAACGCGCGCCGCGAGTAGTCCCGCGACGCCCGCTCCGACCACTACCGCCCGTTCTCCCCACTCGGACGCCCGCTCGCTGTCGTACCGTGGGACCGTTGCTAAGGTCATCGTCGTCACTCTCCAAAGCGTGAGTTCGCGCAGTGGTGTGTTAGCTGTTACCACACACCACTGAAGGCAGGACATACCCGGAAACCGGCCGGTTCGCCTCTCGAACCGCCGGTGCGGTAATCACCCGAACGCGCCGAGGCTCGACTGTAGCTCTCGGTCGCTCTCGCCCTCGCGGAGCTCGTAGCCGACGAGGTCGCGCATGTCGACGGCGTACGTCGTCCCCGCGTTTTCGAGGACGAGCAGTCGCCCCTTCGTGCCGACGACGCGCCCGGCGGCGATGGTCTCGCCCATCGGTCGGCTGTCGAGGCTGAAGCCGTAGTCGAACGCGAAGCTGTCGAGCGGGTCGAACTCGGCGAGAAGCGACTCCCACTGCTCGGCGTCGACCCGTCGGTGGAGACCCGCCCGCTTCGTCGGGACGCGCACCCGGTCGGTCAGCTCTCGGGCGAGTTCGGACTCGATTTCGCGGGCGATGCGGCCGTTTTCGACGGTTCGGAGGTGGGCGGCCCTGTCAGCACCCTGCTCTCGAAGGCGGGTGTCGAGTCGCCACTCCTTGGTGACGCCGACCTTGAACACGTCCGGCGCGAACGCCGCGAGGTAGACGGCGTGGTCGTCGAAACAGTCCATCTCGTCTTTGAGACACGTCCCTCGGCAGCGCGCGCAGACCCACGTGCTCCGGTGGTACTCGCAGTGGGGGGCGTCGTCGTTCTCGCAGGCGTAGTGGCCCTCGTCGGCGACGGTGCCTGCGCAGTGTCGCCCCCCGAGTCGGTACGCGAGTTCGTCGCCGGCGTCGAGCGGGAGATACTCGACTTCGGTCGGGTCTGTCGGTGTCCCGTCACCGAGTGTCGCCCCGCCGCTCGGCGCGAGATAGAGTCCTCCGTCGAGTGAATCGTAACCGACGACTTGCACGGTTCCCAGTATCCGGTCCGACGGTAAAAGCGTCTCTCTCGGCGGCGCGTACCGTCGCACCCGACGCAGTTTCGGCCGCGTCTCTCTCCATTCGATCAAATCTCTCCCCCATCTGACAGTCTGATGTCGGTGAGAGAACGGCTCTCGCGACGGTCGTGTCGGTCGAAATTAGAGATAAGCGATAGTGGTTCGAACCACTCGAAGGATGTCGAGACAGTCAGCGGCGACGCGCAGAGGGGTGTTGCGGGCAGTCGGCGGGGGCACGGCGACCGGACTCGCGGCGGGGGGCGCTCGGAGAGGAGGCGGAAACGCCGGTGACACCGCCGTGGTGAACGTCGGGATCGACGCGACAGCCGGAGCCCTCGGTTGCGACGTCGTCCGCCGGGTCGCGACCCGAGTCGTCCGGCAGTTCGCCTTCGACGCGCTGACGGTCGAACTGCCGCGGGAGGCCGTGGCGACGCTTCGGCGACGCCCCGAGGTCAGGTACGTCGAACCCGACAGGACGATGCGAACGTATCAGCAGTCGGCGTCTCAGACGGTTCCGGAGGGCGTCTCCCGCATCGGCGCGCGACTCGCCCACGAGGCGGGCGTCACGGGCGACGGCGTCGACGTCGCTATCGTCGACTCCGGCGTCGACTCCGACCATCCGGACCTCCGCGAGAACCTCGGGGACGGGCGGGCGTTCGTCAACTGCCGGGGTCGGCCGCGACTCTGCCGCGTCACCGGCAACGGGAACGCCTGCAAGACCAACTGGGACGACGACGACGACCACGGAACCCACTGCGCGGGCGTCGTCGGAGCCCTCGACAACGACGAAGGAGTCGTCGGCGTCGCTCCCGAGGCGACGCTCCACGCGGTGAAAGTGATATACTGCGCCGGGGTCGGGCTGGTCTCCGACATCGCCGCCGGAATCGAGTACGTCGCCGACAGGGGCTGGGCCGTCGGGAGCCTCAGTTTCGGCTCGCAGCGTCCGACGAACCTCGTCCGCGACGCCTGTCGGTACGCCGCCGACGAAGGGGTGTTACTCGTCGCCGCCGCCGGAAACGGCCGTTCACGGCCGAACACCGTGGGGTTTCCGGCGACGCTGCCGACGGTGTTGGCGGTGAGCGCCGTCGACCGTAACGGCGGGTTCGCGGGTTTCTCGTCGACGGGACCCCGAATCGACATCGCAGCTCCCGGCACGGGCGTTCGTTCGACGGTTCCGGGCGGCTACAGGACGTACTCTGGAACGTCGATGGCGTGCCCGCACGTCGCCGGAGCCGCGGCGCTTCTCGTCTCGACCGGGCTCTCGACGACCGAAGCCCGCGAGCGACTCGTCGGAACCGCCGACGACCTCGGGCTCGGACGGGTCGAACAGGGTGCCGGTCTGCTAAACGTCGCGGCCGCGCTGGACCTCGGTGACGACTGATTCCTCAGCTCAATACTGTTAGTAAATATCTACATCAAGAGTGTAATTTATCGGCAAAATAGTTCAATTCCTGAAGTTATAAAATAGATTAATTCTTCTGACTGTTCGCAATGTCGGATGATACCACGGGTGTAACTCGGCGTAACGTGCTGAAGACGACGGGCGTAGCGGTCGGTGTCGGCGGACTCGGCGGACTGGCGACGGCGAAAGGTAACGACAACCTCGTCGAAGTCAATCTCGGATATAGCGAGCAGAGCGGCAGACGAGCGGCTGAAAACGCCGCATCGAGCGTCGTCCGACGGTTCAACTTCGACGCGATGACCATCGAGGTCGACGAGAACGCGGTGAAGGGCCTCCGGAAACGCGGAGACGTTCGCTACGTCGAGGCCAACGGTCAGATGCACGCGTTCGCGCAGTCGACGCCGTACGGAATCGACCGCGTCGACGCGGACGTTGCCCACGACAACGGCGAGACCGGCGCAGGTGCCGACGTGGCTATCCTCGACACCGGTATCGACTCCGACCACCCCGACCTGCAGGCGAACCTCGGCGAAGGCAAGGCGTTCGTCTCGGCGAAAGGGCCGTACAACGAGTCGTGGGACGACGACAACGACCACGGCACTCACTGCGCCGGGACGGCCGACGCTGTCGACAACGACGAGGGCGTCGTCGGCGTCAGCACGGAGGCGACGCTCCACGCGGTGAAGGTGCTCGACAAGCGCGGC is a genomic window of Haloprofundus halophilus containing:
- a CDS encoding NAD(P)/FAD-dependent oxidoreductase, with the protein product MTLATVPRYDSERASEWGERAVVVGAGVAGLLAARVLADGFDEVVVVERDSLPDEPVARRGVPQARHVHVLLKGGESTIEDLFPGYGEELLSSSGVVFDGSRDVHFYLEGEYLADGPQRIPQYGATRSLYEQLLRRRVADLDGVELRPNCRVVDYRLDDRGTTVTGVAVEDEESGGAVLATDLVVDASGRTSRTPAWLERIGYESPPVDEVYIDLAYSTTLIERPPSERRSYVVAASPACPRGSGMVPIEGDQWLVTLYGVHGERPPTTFEEFEAYAATLPVSDVADILREHDQTADDVVHYRFPSNRRRRYEDLDRFPDGLVVVGDAIASFNPIYAQGMSVASLEAVLLHHALAAGGRDDLARRFFARASDVVDIAWTMAVGGDFQFPETTGPKPRGNDLVGRYLSRLFRRAHTDGVLRDAHFRVVMMEQPPTTLFRPAIAWRVLKPSGGVSAYRPKLARVRESPHLKQ
- a CDS encoding DUF2797 domain-containing protein, with the protein product MQVVGYDSLDGGLYLAPSGGATLGDGTPTDPTEVEYLPLDAGDELAYRLGGRHCAGTVADEGHYACENDDAPHCEYHRSTWVCARCRGTCLKDEMDCFDDHAVYLAAFAPDVFKVGVTKEWRLDTRLREQGADRAAHLRTVENGRIAREIESELARELTDRVRVPTKRAGLHRRVDAEQWESLLAEFDPLDSFAFDYGFSLDSRPMGETIAAGRVVGTKGRLLVLENAGTTYAVDMRDLVGYELREGESDRELQSSLGAFG
- a CDS encoding S8 family peptidase gives rise to the protein MSRQSAATRRGVLRAVGGGTATGLAAGGARRGGGNAGDTAVVNVGIDATAGALGCDVVRRVATRVVRQFAFDALTVELPREAVATLRRRPEVRYVEPDRTMRTYQQSASQTVPEGVSRIGARLAHEAGVTGDGVDVAIVDSGVDSDHPDLRENLGDGRAFVNCRGRPRLCRVTGNGNACKTNWDDDDDHGTHCAGVVGALDNDEGVVGVAPEATLHAVKVIYCAGVGLVSDIAAGIEYVADRGWAVGSLSFGSQRPTNLVRDACRYAADEGVLLVAAAGNGRSRPNTVGFPATLPTVLAVSAVDRNGGFAGFSSTGPRIDIAAPGTGVRSTVPGGYRTYSGTSMACPHVAGAAALLVSTGLSTTEARERLVGTADDLGLGRVEQGAGLLNVAAALDLGDD
- a CDS encoding S8 family peptidase, which encodes MSDDTTGVTRRNVLKTTGVAVGVGGLGGLATAKGNDNLVEVNLGYSEQSGRRAAENAASSVVRRFNFDAMTIEVDENAVKGLRKRGDVRYVEANGQMHAFAQSTPYGIDRVDADVAHDNGETGAGADVAILDTGIDSDHPDLQANLGEGKAFVSAKGPYNESWDDDNDHGTHCAGTADAVDNDEGVVGVSTEATLHAVKVLDKRGSGSFSDIAAGIEYTADQGWDVASMSLGASSGSQTIKDACTYAYDRGVFLVAAAGNDGPCSDCVGYPAAYSEVVAVSATDSNDDLASFSSTGSEVEIAAPGVDVESTVPGGGYDVFSGTSMACPHVAGAGAQLMANGYTNTEARDRLASTAEDIGLASNEQGAGLLDTAAALGLDSSDDL